One window of Ralstonia pickettii DTP0602 genomic DNA carries:
- a CDS encoding Fe-S oxidoreductase, with translation MRVGLFATCLVDLMRPEIGFSVLKLLEAAGYEVMVPEAQTCCGQPAYNSGERRVSRDLAEKFLREFEMFDYIVVPSGSCGGMIRHQYGDLLRNDPELNGRYERLRERVFELTEFLVTVAKIDVLPSSFAGHITYHDSCSGLRELGVKQQPRELLARLPGVQLTEMKDCEACCGFGGTFSVKYGDISTAIVDEKCANIKASGAEAVVLGDLGCMLNIEGRLRRTGDSRTRVLHIAQVLAGDA, from the coding sequence ATGCGAGTCGGTCTGTTCGCCACCTGCCTGGTGGACCTGATGCGTCCGGAAATCGGCTTTTCGGTGCTCAAGCTGCTGGAAGCCGCCGGCTATGAGGTCATGGTGCCCGAGGCGCAGACCTGCTGCGGCCAGCCGGCCTACAACTCGGGCGAGCGCCGCGTGTCGCGCGACCTGGCGGAGAAATTCCTGCGCGAGTTCGAGATGTTCGACTACATCGTGGTGCCGTCCGGCAGCTGCGGCGGCATGATCCGCCACCAGTACGGCGACCTGCTGCGCAACGATCCGGAGCTGAACGGCCGCTACGAGCGGCTGCGCGAGCGCGTGTTCGAACTGACCGAATTCCTGGTCACCGTGGCGAAGATCGACGTACTGCCGTCCTCATTCGCCGGCCACATCACCTACCACGACTCCTGCTCCGGCCTGCGCGAGCTCGGCGTCAAGCAGCAGCCGCGTGAACTGCTGGCGCGCCTGCCCGGCGTGCAGCTCACCGAGATGAAGGACTGCGAGGCCTGCTGCGGTTTCGGCGGCACCTTCTCGGTCAAGTACGGCGATATCTCGACGGCGATCGTCGACGAGAAGTGCGCCAATATCAAGGCCAGCGGCGCCGAAGCCGTAGTGCTGGGCGACCTGGGCTGCATGCTCAATATCGAAGGCCGGCTGCGCCGCACCGGCGACAGCCGCACGCGCGTGCTGCATATCGCCCAGGTCCTGGCGGGTGATGCCTGA
- a CDS encoding (Fe-S)-binding protein, giving the protein MQVHSMEFKARAGQKLADQRLQQNLKKLSTKFVTARADAIRDIDFDATREALKERRNRALENLDVWLATFEENARKRGATVLFAETTADAARLVAEIAQKHGVKKVIKSKSMVTEEMRLNQVLGEMGVQSIETDLGEYILQINDSEPPSHIIAPVVHKDKDEIADLFARVHHKPRLTEIPDLTREAREVLRPEFLSADMGVTGGNFIIAETGSVAVVTNEGNEGMCTVMPRVHVAVTGIEKVLPTLEDLATVMRLLPRSATGQAISNYFSLLTGPRAEGERDGPEHMYFVLVDGGRTGLIGGDFQEMLRCIRCGACMNHCPVYQKIGGHAYGWVYPGPMGSVLTPSYVGLANAVDLPQAATLCGECNRVCPASIPLSDLLRKLREKQMERGLRPWQERFALQAWGYVARRPELYAFATRIGAWLLGRMGGRNKLIASLPMAGKGWTATRDMPAPSGRTFRELYKERRARS; this is encoded by the coding sequence ATGCAAGTCCACAGCATGGAATTCAAGGCACGCGCCGGCCAGAAGCTGGCTGACCAGCGCCTGCAGCAGAACCTGAAGAAACTCTCGACCAAGTTCGTCACCGCGCGCGCCGATGCGATCCGCGATATCGACTTCGATGCCACGCGCGAGGCGCTGAAGGAACGGCGCAACCGTGCGCTGGAAAACCTCGACGTCTGGCTGGCCACCTTCGAAGAGAACGCGCGCAAGCGCGGTGCCACGGTGCTGTTCGCCGAAACCACCGCGGACGCCGCGCGCCTGGTCGCCGAGATTGCGCAGAAGCACGGCGTGAAGAAGGTCATCAAGAGCAAGTCGATGGTGACCGAGGAGATGCGCCTGAACCAGGTGCTCGGCGAGATGGGCGTGCAGAGTATCGAGACCGATCTCGGCGAGTACATCCTGCAGATCAACGACTCGGAACCGCCGTCGCACATCATTGCGCCGGTGGTGCACAAGGACAAGGACGAGATCGCCGACCTGTTCGCCAGGGTCCACCACAAGCCGCGCCTGACCGAGATCCCGGATTTGACGCGCGAGGCGCGCGAAGTGCTGCGCCCCGAGTTCCTGAGCGCCGACATGGGCGTCACCGGCGGCAACTTCATCATCGCCGAGACCGGCTCGGTGGCGGTCGTCACCAACGAGGGCAACGAGGGCATGTGCACGGTGATGCCGCGAGTGCACGTGGCCGTGACCGGGATCGAGAAGGTGTTGCCCACGCTGGAAGACCTGGCCACGGTGATGCGGCTGCTGCCGCGCTCGGCTACCGGCCAGGCAATCTCCAACTACTTCTCGCTGCTGACCGGCCCGCGCGCCGAAGGCGAGCGCGACGGCCCGGAGCATATGTACTTCGTGCTGGTCGATGGCGGCCGCACCGGGCTGATCGGCGGCGACTTCCAGGAGATGCTGCGTTGCATCCGCTGCGGCGCGTGCATGAACCACTGCCCGGTCTACCAGAAGATCGGTGGCCATGCTTATGGCTGGGTTTATCCGGGCCCGATGGGCAGCGTGCTGACACCGAGCTACGTGGGTCTTGCCAATGCCGTGGACCTGCCTCAGGCGGCCACGTTGTGCGGCGAGTGCAATCGCGTGTGTCCTGCTTCGATCCCGCTGTCCGACCTGCTGCGCAAGCTGCGCGAGAAGCAGATGGAGCGAGGGCTGCGCCCGTGGCAGGAGCGGTTCGCGCTGCAGGCCTGGGGCTACGTGGCCAGGCGCCCGGAGCTGTATGCCTTTGCGACCCGCATCGGCGCCTGGCTGCTGGGCCGCATGGGCGGCCGCAACAAGCTGATCGCCAGCCTGCCGATGGCCGGCAAGGGCTGGACCGCAACCCGCGACATGCCGGCCCCGTCAGGCCGCACGTTCCGCGAACTCTACAAGGAAAGGAGGGCGCGTTCATGA
- a CDS encoding LysR family transcriptional regulator → MKMNLRQIEVFRAVMLTGSISGASKLLYVSQPAISRLMSHTEQRLGLELFRRTKGRLYPTPEARRLLGEVNAVYEGIERVNEIAEDLAANRTGSLRITCSPNLGQTVLPRAIASFRAAHPAVRVVVRTQIPGNMLRALLSGQVDLAVSNMPLVHPNLEARLLVKNEIVALVPVGHPLAARKWVRPADLIGEDLIGYGQDVPFGLLVHEMFGNEGDQPDMRVQVEQAHVARALAQAGAGIALVDAMTVFGGDWPNIVAVPVRTKVNASVQIFHVQTEPLSRLSLEFVDTLTGMMKR, encoded by the coding sequence ATGAAAATGAACCTGCGCCAGATCGAGGTGTTCCGCGCGGTGATGCTGACCGGCTCGATCAGCGGTGCGTCCAAGCTGCTCTACGTGTCACAACCGGCCATCAGCCGGCTGATGTCGCACACCGAGCAACGCCTCGGCCTCGAACTGTTCCGGCGCACCAAGGGAAGGCTCTACCCCACGCCGGAAGCGCGGCGCCTGCTGGGCGAAGTCAATGCGGTGTACGAAGGGATCGAGCGCGTCAACGAGATTGCCGAGGACCTTGCGGCCAACCGCACCGGCAGCCTGCGCATCACGTGCAGCCCCAACCTCGGCCAGACCGTGCTGCCGCGCGCCATTGCCAGCTTCCGCGCCGCGCACCCGGCGGTGCGCGTGGTGGTGCGTACCCAGATTCCGGGCAATATGCTGCGCGCGCTGCTATCGGGGCAGGTGGACCTGGCGGTGTCGAACATGCCGCTGGTGCACCCCAACCTCGAGGCGCGCCTGCTGGTGAAAAACGAGATCGTGGCGCTGGTGCCGGTGGGGCATCCCCTGGCCGCGCGCAAGTGGGTTCGACCGGCCGACCTGATCGGGGAGGACCTGATCGGCTACGGACAGGACGTACCGTTTGGCTTGCTGGTGCACGAGATGTTCGGCAACGAGGGCGACCAGCCCGATATGCGGGTGCAGGTGGAACAGGCCCACGTGGCGCGCGCGCTCGCGCAGGCCGGCGCAGGCATCGCACTGGTCGATGCCATGACGGTGTTCGGCGGGGACTGGCCCAATATCGTGGCGGTGCCGGTGCGCACCAAGGTCAATGCCTCGGTGCAGATTTTCCATGTGCAGACGGAACCGCTGTCGCGGCTGTCGCTGGAATTCGTGGATACGTTGACGGGGATGATGAAGCGCTAG
- a CDS encoding ABC transporter permease, protein MIASARMYAVAAPVGHAWRALLAHVADRAGVALPYVEHAAPALVSALWARPDCGCVFMCGYPYASAPVAPQLLAAPVPALARYGGRPVYFTEFIVRADAPVQTLAQTFGGRLACMLPESNSGHNAPRHHLMQLAPAGTRALYRPAAEPTPTPREVIDAVIAGHAEVGVVDSYVLDLLRRFEPALAAQLKTLDVTPAAPIPPMVASAQVDPHECARVRAALLTLHEGAAGTALLAMLGLVRFAAVQPVDYAGLPALAREADQAGFALTDPGAGSRGAV, encoded by the coding sequence ATGATTGCCAGCGCACGCATGTACGCGGTCGCCGCGCCGGTGGGGCATGCATGGCGTGCGCTGCTGGCGCACGTGGCCGACCGTGCCGGCGTGGCACTGCCATATGTCGAGCATGCGGCGCCGGCGCTGGTCAGCGCGCTGTGGGCGCGGCCGGACTGCGGCTGCGTGTTCATGTGCGGCTATCCGTATGCCAGCGCCCCGGTGGCCCCGCAGTTGCTGGCCGCGCCGGTGCCGGCGCTGGCGCGCTACGGCGGGCGCCCGGTCTATTTCACGGAGTTCATCGTGCGCGCGGATGCGCCGGTGCAGACGCTGGCGCAGACCTTCGGCGGGCGGCTGGCATGCATGCTGCCTGAGTCCAACTCGGGGCACAACGCACCACGGCACCACCTGATGCAGCTGGCGCCGGCGGGCACGCGTGCGCTGTACCGGCCTGCCGCCGAACCCACGCCGACGCCGCGCGAGGTCATCGATGCCGTCATCGCCGGGCACGCCGAGGTGGGCGTCGTCGACAGCTACGTGCTGGACCTGCTGCGCCGCTTTGAACCCGCGCTCGCGGCGCAGCTGAAAACGCTGGACGTGACACCGGCCGCACCGATCCCGCCGATGGTGGCGTCTGCGCAGGTTGATCCGCACGAATGCGCGCGCGTGCGTGCCGCGCTGCTCACGCTGCATGAAGGCGCAGCGGGTACCGCGCTGCTGGCCATGCTGGGGCTGGTGCGCTTTGCCGCGGTGCAGCCCGTCGACTATGCCGGACTGCCCGCGCTGGCGCGCGAAGCGGACCAGGCCGGCTTTGCATTGACCGACCCCGGCGCCGGCAGCCGGGGCGCTGTATAA
- a CDS encoding D-2-hydroxyacid dehydrogenase, whose product MQISQFAQRLTEALGADTVLSNPDDIAPWLSDWRGIYRGQAQAVVRPRTVDEVSRALALCQQAAVPVVPRGGNTGLCGGATPDAQAQNVVLSLDRMNAVRSLDTIANTMVAEAGCILGNLRRAAEDANRLLPLSLAAEDSCQIGGNLATNAGGVNVVRYGMARELVLGVEAVLPNGEVFHGLRTLRKDNTGYDLKQLLIGSEGTLGVITAAALRLFPRTDTRSVVLAAVASPAQSLELYELLFEQCGARLQAFEFFSGDCLDLVLTHAEGVQEPFAQRYPAYVLVELADTTDADALNALLERVIGAALERELCLDAAVSASLAQLQALWKLREEISEAQRADGPHLKHDVSLPIEQIPAFMTSMDARLRALDPAIRPFIFGHFGDGNLHYNLSRPAGAPKDWAATQGDAVTDAVLDEVMRYGGSISAEHGIGQLKRHAFLAVKDPLELRLMREIKAVFDPAGIMNPGKLL is encoded by the coding sequence ATGCAAATCAGCCAATTCGCGCAACGCCTCACCGAGGCCCTCGGCGCCGACACCGTCCTGAGCAACCCCGACGACATCGCTCCGTGGCTGTCGGACTGGCGCGGCATCTACCGCGGCCAGGCCCAGGCCGTGGTACGGCCGCGCACGGTGGACGAGGTGTCGCGCGCCCTCGCGCTGTGCCAGCAGGCAGCGGTGCCCGTGGTACCGCGCGGCGGCAACACGGGCCTGTGCGGCGGCGCCACGCCAGATGCGCAGGCGCAGAACGTGGTGCTGAGCCTGGACCGCATGAACGCGGTGCGCTCGCTCGACACCATCGCCAACACCATGGTGGCAGAAGCCGGCTGCATCCTCGGCAACCTGCGTCGCGCCGCGGAAGACGCCAACCGCCTGCTGCCGCTGTCGCTGGCGGCCGAAGACTCCTGCCAGATCGGCGGCAACCTCGCGACCAATGCCGGCGGCGTGAACGTGGTGCGCTACGGCATGGCGCGCGAGCTGGTGCTCGGCGTGGAAGCGGTGCTGCCCAACGGCGAGGTCTTCCACGGCCTGCGCACGCTGCGCAAGGACAATACCGGCTACGACCTGAAGCAGTTGCTGATCGGTTCGGAAGGCACGCTGGGCGTGATCACCGCGGCCGCGCTGCGGCTGTTCCCGCGCACCGATACGCGCAGCGTAGTGCTGGCGGCGGTGGCCTCGCCGGCGCAGTCGCTGGAACTCTATGAACTGCTGTTCGAGCAATGCGGCGCGCGCCTGCAGGCGTTCGAGTTCTTTTCCGGCGATTGCCTGGACCTGGTGCTCACGCACGCGGAAGGCGTGCAGGAACCGTTCGCGCAACGCTACCCCGCCTACGTGCTGGTGGAACTGGCCGATACCACGGATGCAGACGCGCTCAACGCACTGCTCGAGCGCGTGATCGGCGCAGCGCTGGAACGCGAGCTATGCCTCGATGCCGCGGTGTCCGCCTCGCTGGCGCAACTGCAGGCGCTGTGGAAACTGCGCGAGGAGATTTCCGAAGCGCAGCGCGCCGACGGCCCGCACCTGAAACACGACGTGTCGCTGCCGATCGAGCAGATCCCGGCGTTCATGACCTCGATGGATGCCCGGCTGCGCGCGCTCGATCCGGCCATCCGGCCGTTTATCTTCGGGCACTTCGGCGACGGCAACCTGCACTACAACCTGTCGCGCCCGGCCGGTGCGCCGAAGGACTGGGCGGCCACGCAAGGCGATGCGGTGACCGACGCGGTGCTGGACGAAGTGATGCGTTATGGCGGCAGCATCAGCGCCGAGCACGGCATCGGCCAGCTCAAGCGCCACGCCTTCCTCGCGGTCAAGGATCCGCTGGAACTGCGGCTGATGCGCGAGATCAAGGCCGTGTTCGATCCGGCCGGGATCATGAATCCCGGCAAGCTGCTCTGA
- a CDS encoding ornithine cyclodeaminase (K01750: E4.3.1.12, ocd; ornithine cyclodeaminase [EC:4.3.1.12]), with the protein MSDIHLTYINGKDIARLEMTDAEILDAVEQALVAQGNGQTVIEPRVHLIPDPAFNGHFNVLRGYVAPLGLAGVKIVGDFVDNYKLGLPSEMAMLNLFDPRTGIPVAMVDATFITDARTGALTALGAKHLARRNSKVLGHIGARGTSYWNVRLLDSLFDFDEIRVHSRRPESRNAFAARLERDLGKKIVITEDWESCVRGADIVVEASRLERPTPMLKTEWIKPGAFVVPYGTMSAVELSLTDIMTKMVVDDWGQCKGGMFGSLRAHVEAGKLSEQTLYAELGEIAAGRKPGRQSDDETNLFWHRGLSLSDIALGHAILKKAEQRGLGQKLVYA; encoded by the coding sequence ATGAGCGACATCCATCTCACCTATATCAACGGAAAGGACATCGCACGGCTGGAAATGACCGACGCCGAAATCCTGGACGCGGTCGAGCAGGCACTGGTGGCGCAGGGCAACGGCCAGACCGTGATCGAGCCGCGCGTGCACCTGATTCCCGATCCCGCCTTCAACGGCCACTTCAACGTGCTGCGCGGCTACGTGGCGCCGCTGGGGCTGGCCGGGGTGAAGATCGTCGGCGACTTCGTCGACAACTACAAGCTCGGACTGCCGTCGGAGATGGCCATGCTCAACCTGTTCGATCCGCGCACCGGGATTCCGGTGGCGATGGTCGACGCTACCTTCATCACCGATGCCCGCACCGGCGCACTCACCGCGCTCGGTGCCAAGCACCTGGCGCGCCGCAACAGCAAGGTGCTGGGCCATATCGGCGCACGCGGCACCTCTTACTGGAACGTGCGCCTGCTCGACAGCCTGTTCGACTTCGACGAGATCCGCGTGCACTCGCGCCGCCCGGAAAGCCGCAATGCCTTCGCCGCGCGGCTGGAGCGTGATCTCGGCAAGAAGATCGTCATCACCGAAGACTGGGAATCGTGCGTGCGCGGCGCCGACATCGTGGTCGAAGCCTCGCGCCTCGAACGCCCGACGCCGATGCTCAAGACCGAATGGATCAAGCCGGGCGCCTTCGTCGTGCCTTACGGCACCATGAGCGCGGTCGAGCTGTCGCTGACCGACATCATGACGAAGATGGTGGTCGACGACTGGGGCCAGTGCAAGGGCGGCATGTTCGGCTCGCTGCGGGCGCATGTGGAAGCTGGCAAGCTGTCGGAACAGACGCTCTATGCCGAGCTGGGCGAAATCGCCGCCGGCCGCAAGCCGGGCCGCCAGAGCGACGACGAGACCAACCTGTTCTGGCACCGCGGCCTGTCGCTGAGCGATATCGCGCTGGGCCACGCCATCCTGAAGAAGGCCGAGCAGCGCGGGCTGGGCCAGAAGCTGGTCTACGCATGA
- a CDS encoding GntR family transcriptional regulator: protein MRTRAVTLTEQVTRQLRADIESGAYPVGTRLPTGRQLAEQYGVSAAVIREVTEHLRSQGFVETRQGVGCTVRSRTGAAGFQLPREPDIDAAELADLYDLRIDLEGAAAALAAVRRTEEDVDTLSALLQRLRAHLYDPQPAADIDAAFHIGIAAATHNPYYRQLLQYLNLQLHQAVATARANTLRQAGLAENVHAEHEAIVDAIRRGDATAARAAAVTHLQCAARRLGLTLRPRAADAPGASAATDPARPSLS, encoded by the coding sequence ATGCGTACCCGTGCCGTCACCCTTACAGAACAGGTCACCCGCCAGCTTCGCGCCGACATCGAGAGCGGCGCCTACCCGGTCGGCACCCGCTTGCCTACCGGCCGCCAGCTCGCTGAGCAGTATGGCGTCAGCGCCGCAGTGATCCGCGAAGTCACCGAACACCTGCGCTCGCAGGGCTTTGTGGAAACGCGCCAGGGCGTCGGTTGCACGGTGCGCTCGCGCACCGGCGCGGCGGGCTTCCAGTTGCCGCGCGAGCCGGATATCGATGCCGCCGAGCTGGCCGATCTGTATGACCTGCGGATCGACCTGGAAGGCGCCGCCGCCGCACTGGCCGCGGTGCGCCGCACCGAGGAGGACGTGGACACGCTGAGTGCGCTGCTGCAGCGCCTGCGTGCCCATCTCTATGACCCACAGCCCGCCGCCGATATCGACGCGGCCTTCCATATCGGCATTGCCGCCGCCACGCACAACCCGTACTACCGCCAGCTGCTGCAGTACCTGAACCTGCAGCTGCACCAGGCCGTCGCGACCGCGCGTGCCAATACGCTGCGCCAGGCCGGACTGGCCGAAAACGTGCATGCCGAGCATGAAGCCATCGTCGACGCGATCCGGCGCGGCGATGCCACGGCGGCGCGCGCGGCCGCGGTCACGCACCTGCAATGCGCCGCACGCCGGCTGGGACTGACATTGCGCCCGCGCGCCGCCGATGCGCCGGGCGCATCCGCAGCAACGGATCCCGCCCGCCCTTCTCTCTCTTAA
- a CDS encoding ABC transporter ATP-binding protein (K05833: ABC.X4.A; putative ABC transport system ATP-binding protein), which translates to MLRAQDLKLTFNPGTPIETRALRGLSLEIPSGQFVAVIGSNGAGKSTFLNAISGDQMVDSGRITIDDTDVTRQPAWDRAHLVARVFQDPMAGTCEALTIEENMALAMARGTRRGFRAALNRGSRELFREKLRLLNLGLENRLTDRIGLLSGGQRQAVSLLMASLQPSRILLLDEHTAALDPKTAAFVLELTARIVEESKLTTMMVTHSMRQALDYGQRTVMLHQGQVVLDVSGEKRKGLDVPDLLKMFEQTRHEQLDDDALLLG; encoded by the coding sequence ATGCTGCGCGCACAAGACCTGAAGCTCACCTTCAACCCGGGCACCCCGATCGAGACCCGCGCGCTGCGCGGCCTCAGCCTGGAGATCCCCAGCGGCCAGTTCGTGGCCGTGATCGGCTCCAACGGCGCCGGCAAGTCCACCTTCCTGAATGCGATCAGCGGCGACCAGATGGTCGACTCGGGCCGCATCACCATCGATGACACCGACGTCACCCGTCAGCCGGCATGGGACCGCGCCCACCTGGTGGCGCGCGTGTTCCAGGACCCGATGGCCGGCACCTGCGAGGCGCTGACCATCGAGGAAAACATGGCGCTGGCAATGGCGCGCGGCACCCGGCGCGGCTTCCGCGCGGCGCTCAACCGCGGCTCGCGCGAGCTGTTCCGCGAGAAGCTGCGGCTGCTGAACCTGGGGTTGGAAAACCGGCTGACGGACCGCATCGGCCTGCTGTCGGGCGGCCAGCGCCAGGCGGTCAGCCTGCTGATGGCGTCGCTGCAGCCGTCGCGCATCCTGCTGCTGGACGAGCACACCGCCGCGCTGGACCCGAAGACTGCTGCCTTTGTGCTGGAACTGACCGCGCGCATCGTCGAGGAAAGCAAGCTGACCACGATGATGGTGACGCACAGCATGCGCCAGGCGCTGGACTACGGCCAGCGCACGGTCATGCTGCACCAGGGCCAGGTGGTGCTGGACGTGTCGGGCGAGAAGCGCAAGGGGCTGGATGTGCCGGATCTGCTGAAGATGTTTGAGCAGACGCGGCATGAGCAGTTGGATGATGATGCGTTGCTGCTGGGTTGA
- a CDS encoding MFS transporter — MGETVMKPAVNAVVKPVSRRLAARCLLACVAACAPWFAAAAHAQPQAYPAKPVRIVVPFAAGGPADVLARAVGEGIAKATGQSVLVDNKAGAAGTIGVDMVAKAVPDGYTLALVPVGNIAVNPTLMPNLPYKPADLAPVSMLATAENVLVVNAATPAKTLADLLKLAGQKPGELSFASPGAGSQAHLAGELLQLDAHVKLNHVPYKGVSPAMTDVVGGQVTMMFAQLSAALPYIKSGKLRALGVASARRSAVLPDVPTIAEQGFPKFEAVSWYALMAPAGTPAEIVRKLSQHVDTVLADAMLKEKLAALGMEAAGGTPQQLATTIQKESTRWAGVIRQRHLTID, encoded by the coding sequence ATGGGGGAAACCGTCATGAAACCCGCTGTGAACGCTGTTGTGAAACCTGTCAGCCGGCGCCTTGCCGCGCGTTGCCTGCTCGCCTGCGTGGCGGCCTGCGCGCCCTGGTTCGCCGCCGCCGCTCATGCCCAGCCGCAGGCGTATCCCGCCAAGCCGGTGCGCATCGTAGTGCCGTTCGCCGCCGGCGGCCCGGCCGACGTGCTCGCCCGCGCGGTCGGCGAAGGCATTGCCAAAGCCACCGGCCAGAGCGTGCTGGTCGACAACAAGGCCGGCGCAGCAGGCACCATCGGCGTCGACATGGTGGCCAAGGCCGTGCCCGACGGCTATACGCTCGCCCTGGTGCCGGTGGGCAATATCGCTGTGAACCCCACGCTGATGCCGAACCTGCCGTACAAGCCGGCCGACCTGGCTCCGGTCTCGATGCTGGCCACCGCCGAGAACGTGCTGGTGGTCAACGCGGCCACGCCGGCGAAAACGCTGGCGGACCTGCTCAAGCTCGCGGGGCAGAAGCCGGGCGAACTGAGCTTCGCCTCGCCCGGCGCCGGCAGCCAGGCGCACCTGGCCGGCGAGCTGCTGCAGCTCGATGCCCACGTCAAGCTGAACCACGTGCCTTACAAGGGCGTCAGCCCGGCCATGACCGATGTGGTTGGCGGCCAGGTGACGATGATGTTCGCCCAACTCTCGGCGGCGCTACCCTATATCAAGTCCGGCAAACTGCGCGCGTTGGGCGTGGCCAGCGCCAGGCGTTCGGCGGTGCTGCCCGATGTGCCGACCATCGCCGAGCAGGGCTTTCCAAAGTTCGAGGCAGTGTCGTGGTACGCGCTGATGGCGCCGGCCGGTACGCCCGCGGAGATCGTGCGCAAGCTCAGCCAGCACGTCGACACGGTGCTGGCCGATGCCATGCTCAAGGAAAAGCTGGCCGCGCTGGGCATGGAGGCGGCGGGTGGCACGCCGCAGCAGCTTGCCACCACCATCCAGAAGGAAAGCACGCGCTGGGCCGGTGTGATCCGGCAGCGGCATCTCACTATCGACTGA
- a CDS encoding ABC transporter permease (K05832: ABC.X4.P; putative ABC transport system permease protein) has translation MSLFSLLGALEIGLIFSLVALGVLISFRILNFPDLTVDGSFPLGGAVAATLIAVGQDPFVATAVAIAAGALAGFITGWLNVRLKIMDLLASILMMIALYSVNLRIMGRPNVPLITEPTMFTILQPEWLPDYVLRPLVLFVVVVIAKLGLDWFFSSQLGLAMRATGANPRMARAQGIPTGRATLAGMALSNALVALAGALFAQTQGGSDISMGIGTIVIGLAAVIIGETVLPARRLIWTTLAVVLGAILYRFFIALALNSDFIGLKAQDLNLVTAALVTIALVLPATRKKLFARKNGGA, from the coding sequence ATGTCCCTCTTTTCCCTTCTGGGCGCCCTAGAGATCGGCCTGATCTTCAGCCTGGTGGCGCTCGGGGTGCTGATTTCCTTCCGCATCCTCAACTTCCCCGACCTGACCGTTGATGGCAGCTTCCCGCTGGGCGGCGCCGTGGCCGCGACGCTGATCGCCGTGGGCCAGGACCCGTTCGTCGCCACCGCGGTGGCGATCGCCGCGGGCGCACTGGCCGGCTTCATTACCGGCTGGCTCAACGTGCGCCTCAAGATCATGGACCTGCTCGCCAGTATCCTGATGATGATCGCGCTGTACTCGGTCAACCTGCGCATCATGGGCCGCCCCAACGTGCCGCTGATCACCGAGCCGACTATGTTCACCATCCTGCAGCCGGAATGGCTGCCTGACTACGTGCTGCGCCCGCTGGTGCTGTTCGTGGTGGTGGTGATCGCCAAGCTCGGCCTGGACTGGTTCTTCAGCTCGCAGCTCGGCCTGGCGATGCGCGCCACCGGCGCCAACCCGCGCATGGCCCGCGCTCAAGGCATCCCCACCGGTCGCGCCACGCTGGCCGGCATGGCACTGTCCAACGCGCTGGTGGCACTGGCCGGCGCGCTGTTCGCGCAGACCCAGGGCGGGTCGGACATCTCGATGGGCATCGGCACCATCGTGATTGGCCTGGCCGCGGTGATCATCGGCGAAACCGTGCTGCCGGCGCGCCGCCTGATCTGGACCACCCTGGCCGTGGTGCTGGGCGCCATCCTTTACCGCTTCTTTATCGCGCTGGCGCTGAACAGCGACTTCATCGGCCTGAAGGCGCAGGACCTGAACCTGGTCACCGCCGCGCTGGTGACGATCGCGCTGGTGCTGCCGGCCACGCGCAAGAAGCTGTTCGCCCGCAAGAACGGAGGTGCCTGA
- a CDS encoding IclR family transcriptional regulator — translation MSDADKSPGKTSIQVIERMMTLLDALAQHADPVSLKELSLATGLHPSTAHRILNDMVACRFVDRSDPGSYRLGMRLLELGNLVKARLSVRDAALAPMRALHRVTGQTVNLSVRQGDEIVYIERAYSERSGMQVVRAIGGRAPLHLTSVGKLFLAADESARVRNYATRTGLAGHTRTSITDLTKLERELNWVRANGYARDNEELELGVRCIAAGIYDDSRRLVAGLSLSAPADRLQDSWLQNLKDTALQISRGMGYVSEAAA, via the coding sequence ATGTCCGACGCAGACAAGTCACCCGGCAAGACGTCCATCCAGGTCATCGAGCGCATGATGACCCTGCTGGACGCCCTCGCGCAGCACGCCGATCCCGTCAGCCTGAAGGAGCTTTCGCTGGCCACGGGGCTGCATCCTTCCACCGCCCACCGCATCCTGAACGACATGGTGGCCTGCCGTTTCGTGGACCGTTCCGATCCGGGCAGCTACCGGCTTGGCATGCGCCTGCTGGAACTAGGCAACCTGGTCAAGGCACGCCTGTCCGTGCGTGACGCGGCGCTGGCGCCGATGCGCGCGCTGCACCGCGTCACCGGCCAGACCGTCAACCTGTCGGTGCGCCAGGGCGACGAGATCGTCTATATCGAGCGCGCCTACAGCGAGCGCTCGGGCATGCAGGTGGTGCGCGCCATCGGCGGCCGCGCCCCGCTGCACCTGACTTCGGTGGGCAAGCTGTTCCTGGCGGCCGACGAGAGTGCGCGCGTGCGCAACTACGCCACCCGCACCGGGCTGGCCGGCCACACCCGCACGTCGATCACCGACCTGACCAAGCTGGAGCGCGAGCTGAACTGGGTCCGCGCCAACGGCTACGCGCGCGACAACGAAGAGCTGGAACTGGGCGTGCGCTGCATCGCCGCCGGCATCTATGACGATTCGCGCCGGCTGGTGGCGGGGCTGTCGCTGTCGGCGCCGGCCGACCGGCTGCAGGACAGCTGGCTGCAGAACCTGAAGGACACCGCGCTGCAGATCTCGCGCGGCATGGGCTACGTGTCCGAAGCTGCGGCCTGA